Proteins from one Candidatus Fusobacterium pullicola genomic window:
- the rfaE1 gene encoding D-glycero-beta-D-manno-heptose-7-phosphate kinase: protein MKNRLDLQKILDSFKNIKIGVVGDLMLDDYIIGVVDRISPEAPVPVVNVKEERFVLGGAANVVNNLSVLGAQTICFGVIGADDNGDRLIKTFDEKGIDHSGIIRANNIPTIVKRRILAGNQQLLRIDWEKAEPISKELEDALLENFNSKIDSLDAVILSDYDKGVLTPRVAKEIVKLCREKKKIVTVDPKPKNAMNYIGATSMTPNRKEAMECLGKSKVTDFETLGKELKEKLQLDNLLLTRSEEGMSLFLDEIINIPTFAKEVYDVTGAGDTVISVFTLASAAGVDWHESAKIANTAAGVVVGKMGTSTVTKEEILEFYNQIYERWECHNA, encoded by the coding sequence ATGAAAAACAGATTAGATTTACAAAAAATATTAGATAGCTTCAAAAATATAAAGATCGGTGTAGTAGGAGATCTAATGCTAGATGATTATATTATCGGTGTAGTGGATAGAATATCTCCTGAAGCTCCTGTTCCTGTTGTTAATGTAAAAGAGGAAAGATTTGTACTAGGAGGGGCAGCTAACGTAGTTAATAACCTTTCTGTATTAGGAGCTCAAACTATATGTTTTGGTGTTATTGGAGCTGATGACAATGGGGATAGACTTATAAAAACTTTTGATGAAAAAGGAATAGATCACAGTGGAATAATTAGAGCTAATAATATTCCTACTATTGTAAAGAGAAGAATATTAGCTGGAAATCAACAACTTTTAAGAATAGATTGGGAAAAAGCTGAACCTATATCTAAGGAGTTAGAAGATGCTTTATTAGAAAATTTTAACTCAAAAATAGATTCTTTAGATGCAGTTATACTATCTGATTATGATAAAGGAGTTCTTACACCAAGAGTAGCAAAAGAGATAGTAAAATTGTGTAGAGAGAAAAAGAAAATAGTTACTGTTGATCCAAAACCTAAAAATGCTATGAACTATATTGGAGCTACATCTATGACTCCAAATAGAAAAGAAGCTATGGAATGTCTAGGAAAAAGTAAAGTTACAGATTTTGAAACTTTAGGAAAAGAGTTAAAGGAAAAATTACAACTTGATAATCTTTTATTAACTAGAAGTGAAGAGGGAATGAGTTTATTCTTAGATGAAATTATAAATATACCTACTTTTGCTAAAGAGGTATATGATGTAACAGGTGCTGGAGATACAGTAATATCAGTATTTACTTTAGCTAGTGCAGCTGGAGTGGATTGGCATGAATCAGCTAAGATAGCTAATACAGCTGCTGGAGTAGTAGTGGGTAAGATGGGAACATCAACTGTTACTAAAGAGGAGATTTTAGAATTCTATAACCAAATCTATGAGAGATGGGAGTGTCATAATGCTTAG
- the ispF gene encoding 2-C-methyl-D-erythritol 2,4-cyclodiphosphate synthase, with protein sequence MLRIGNGYDVHKLVEGRKLILGGIEIPHAKGVLGHSDGDVLIHAIMDAMLGALALGDIGQHFPDTDMKYKNIDSTILLTRVKELIAERGYKIINLDSIIVLQKPKVKPYIDAMRKRVAEVLEIDIEQVSIKATTEEKLGFTGDESGVKSYCVVLLEK encoded by the coding sequence ATGCTTAGAATAGGAAATGGATATGATGTACATAAATTAGTAGAAGGTAGAAAATTAATTCTTGGTGGCATTGAAATTCCTCATGCTAAGGGAGTTTTAGGACACTCAGATGGAGATGTTCTAATCCATGCTATCATGGATGCTATGTTAGGAGCTCTAGCTTTAGGTGATATTGGACAACATTTTCCAGATACTGATATGAAGTATAAAAATATTGATAGTACTATCCTTTTAACTAGAGTTAAAGAGTTAATAGCTGAAAGAGGATATAAAATTATCAATCTTGATTCTATAATTGTTTTACAAAAACCAAAAGTAAAACCATATATTGACGCTATGAGAAAGAGAGTAGCCGAAGTATTGGAAATAGATATAGAACAAGTTAGTATCAAGGCAACTACTGAAGAGAAGTTAGGTTTTACTGGAGATGAGTCTGGTGTAAAATCTTACTGTGTTGTTTTACTAGAAAAATAA
- a CDS encoding prepilin peptidase, with protein MDRILIISLLFLIIYIDIKKLYIPNTLNILLFILSIIFKGFEFNIIENSIIGMGLYPLPLLILYGYLSDLLGKEVFGFGDIKILMNFGYILGYSNFFDIYIYYLISFISASIIGVLFLLRREKRKEIPFSPFLIIGFLFLWLREYL; from the coding sequence ATGGATAGAATACTAATTATATCTCTTCTTTTTTTGATTATTTATATTGATATAAAAAAGCTGTATATTCCTAATACTCTTAATATACTTCTTTTTATTTTGTCTATTATTTTTAAAGGTTTTGAATTTAATATTATAGAAAACTCTATAATTGGTATGGGATTATATCCACTACCTTTACTAATTCTTTATGGCTATCTTAGTGATTTACTTGGAAAAGAGGTCTTTGGTTTTGGAGATATAAAAATTTTAATGAATTTTGGATACATTCTTGGATATAGCAACTTTTTTGATATCTACATCTATTATCTTATCTCCTTTATTTCAGCTTCTATCATAGGAGTTTTATTTTTATTAAGGAGAGAAAAAAGAAAAGAGATTCCATTTTCACCTTTTTTAATAATTGGATTTCTTTTTCTGTGGTTGAGGGAATATCTATGA
- the rpsI gene encoding 30S ribosomal protein S9, whose product MIQYRGTGRRKTSVARVRLIPGGKGIEINGKTMADYFGGREILSKIVEQPLALTETLDKFEVKVNVIGGGNSGQAGAIRHGVARALILADETLKGALKEAGFLTRDSRMVERKKYGKKKARRSPQFSKR is encoded by the coding sequence ATGATTCAATATAGAGGAACTGGTAGAAGAAAAACTTCTGTAGCAAGAGTAAGATTAATTCCTGGAGGAAAAGGAATTGAAATAAACGGAAAAACTATGGCTGACTACTTTGGAGGAAGAGAAATCCTTTCTAAAATAGTTGAGCAACCTTTAGCTTTAACAGAAACTTTAGATAAATTTGAAGTTAAAGTTAATGTAATCGGAGGAGGAAACTCTGGACAAGCTGGAGCTATCAGACACGGAGTAGCAAGAGCTTTAATATTAGCTGACGAGACTTTAAAAGGTGCTTTAAAAGAAGCTGGATTCTTAACTAGAGACTCAAGAATGGTTGAAAGAAAGAAATACGGAAAGAAAAAAGCAAGAAGATCTCCTCAATTCTCAAAAAGATAA
- a CDS encoding HAMP domain-containing histidine kinase: MYKDNKRSWIQIRRKEIVILILILILEGIFIGINSKILSNLYQERAKQILKEDTILVKLVAEGNPRTKYQELFSNNALRFTLVDLTGRVVFDSKKTEEEEKKMENHLQREEIQEAIEKKESFKIRYSKTFDTEMAYYAVYVKNSMGEEYILRTASDYSEELLQIKEFLFVQILFFLILNYAIHFFYKNYIKRDFYTKIKRMRKFLESGELEKINYSKDEYWLFEFWDILKDWQGKNLENISRLENERRILSEVLHSVDLFIGLLDSNGKFIVKNTSLKYIVDPYEEQYLEAIKFLELINPIKNGLITKKDYREDIYIQSLKKHFLFTMKYLEFSNRYIITIKDITNTKEAVEVQKTFINNVSHELKTPLTNIKGYLIALEDAPETMRKKFLNTIKTNVERLENIVLDFLNISKIENSNLINISQVGVEKLKKELLDILAGKINEKKAQVEFMIELTDRRDYLKVDSEKLSMILKNLIENGIVYNKNPQPKVTIKIIEKGDRYNIEVEDNGIGIPIYEQDKIFERFYRIDKARTSNLGGTGLGLSIVKTLVEKCGGGLSIDSIEGKGTVFSFYISK, translated from the coding sequence ATATATAAAGACAATAAAAGGAGTTGGATACAAATTAGAAGAAAAGAGATAGTAATATTAATATTGATATTAATATTAGAGGGGATATTTATAGGAATAAATTCAAAAATACTTTCAAATCTGTATCAAGAAAGAGCAAAACAGATTTTAAAAGAGGATACAATATTAGTTAAATTAGTAGCAGAAGGAAACCCTAGAACCAAGTATCAAGAGTTATTTTCAAATAATGCTCTAAGATTTACTTTGGTAGATTTAACAGGAAGAGTTGTATTTGACTCTAAAAAGACAGAGGAAGAGGAGAAAAAGATGGAGAATCACCTCCAAAGAGAGGAGATTCAAGAGGCGATAGAGAAAAAAGAGAGTTTTAAGATTAGATATAGTAAAACTTTTGATACGGAGATGGCTTATTATGCTGTTTATGTAAAAAATAGTATGGGAGAGGAATATATACTGAGAACAGCTAGTGATTATAGTGAAGAGCTTTTACAGATAAAAGAGTTCCTATTTGTGCAGATATTATTTTTCTTAATTTTAAACTACGCTATTCACTTTTTCTATAAAAATTATATAAAAAGAGATTTCTATACAAAGATAAAGAGAATGAGAAAATTTCTTGAAAGTGGAGAACTAGAGAAGATAAACTATTCTAAAGATGAGTACTGGCTTTTTGAGTTTTGGGATATATTAAAGGATTGGCAAGGAAAAAATTTAGAAAATATCTCAAGATTAGAAAATGAGAGAAGAATACTTTCTGAGGTTTTACACTCAGTAGATTTATTTATAGGGCTTTTAGATAGTAACGGAAAGTTTATAGTGAAAAATACTTCATTGAAATATATAGTTGATCCATATGAGGAGCAATATCTTGAGGCTATAAAATTTTTAGAGTTAATAAATCCGATAAAAAATGGTTTAATAACTAAAAAAGATTATAGAGAGGATATATATATTCAAAGTTTAAAGAAACATTTTCTTTTTACAATGAAATACCTTGAATTTAGTAATAGATATATTATAACAATAAAGGATATAACTAATACTAAAGAAGCAGTAGAGGTTCAGAAAACATTTATAAATAATGTAAGTCATGAATTAAAAACACCTCTTACTAATATAAAGGGGTATCTAATAGCTTTAGAAGATGCACCAGAAACTATGAGGAAAAAATTTCTAAATACTATTAAAACTAATGTAGAGAGATTAGAAAATATTGTTTTAGATTTTTTAAATATCTCAAAAATAGAGAATTCAAATCTTATTAATATCTCACAGGTAGGAGTTGAAAAGTTAAAAAAAGAGCTTTTAGATATACTTGCAGGAAAAATTAATGAGAAAAAAGCTCAGGTAGAGTTTATGATAGAGTTGACAGATAGAAGAGATTATTTAAAAGTAGATTCTGAAAAATTATCAATGATATTAAAAAATCTTATTGAAAATGGTATTGTTTATAATAAAAATCCTCAACCTAAGGTAACTATAAAGATAATTGAAAAAGGAGATAGATACAATATAGAAGTAGAGGATAATGGAATCGGAATACCAATCTATGAACAGGATAAAATTTTTGAAAGATTCTATAGAATAGATAAAGCTAGAACAAGCAACTTAGGAGGTACGGGGCTAGGATTATCTATAGTAAAAACCCTTGTAGAGAAATGTGGTGGAGGTTTAAGTATAGACTCTATTGAAGGAAAGGGAACTGTATTTTCTTTCTACATTTCAAAATAA
- a CDS encoding type II secretion system GspH family protein, with protein sequence MKNRGFSLIEITVAIALIGIMAGVGVPKLRRQMALGRDTKAIATLGTLRTASELYFIENNEPISDTPSSDETQSVITALKKLEPYLDEKTFKELEDGELDIGGSRAQKSDIDEAETDINYGGTISLTFKNPDINKSSGSDGVYIWFKPSAGKEYDTKGNKWIEY encoded by the coding sequence ATGAAAAATCGAGGCTTTAGTTTAATTGAAATCACTGTAGCCATAGCTCTTATTGGAATTATGGCAGGTGTGGGTGTTCCTAAACTCAGAAGACAGATGGCTTTAGGAAGAGATACAAAGGCGATAGCAACACTTGGAACTTTACGAACTGCTAGTGAACTATATTTTATTGAAAATAATGAACCTATCTCTGATACTCCTAGCTCTGATGAAACTCAAAGTGTTATTACTGCTTTAAAAAAACTTGAACCCTATCTTGATGAGAAAACCTTTAAAGAGCTTGAAGATGGAGAGTTAGATATTGGTGGTAGTAGAGCTCAAAAATCTGATATTGATGAGGCAGAAACTGATATTAACTACGGTGGAACTATCTCTCTTACTTTTAAAAATCCTGATATTAACAAAAGTAGTGGAAGTGATGGTGTATACATTTGGTTCAAACCTAGTGCTGGAAAAGAATATGATACTAAGGGAAATAAATGGATAGAATACTAA
- a CDS encoding carboxypeptidase regulatory-like domain-containing protein, whose product MIKRNLILLIIFFICYNSYGQFNSPKLKNKITYELNLQDITLGETLNIISQESDIAILPSDEIKDIPLDIYFPVNTKLEDILNAFINLYNLKLSKSGEIFILSKRGNNSSYIFSGRVQSESSGKGLEGVKITLVNSFSPSVLSAYNGNFILNDIDPAVYIVQFEKEGYSTVTDIIDLTEKNNSLNISMKRKNDFSNKKDIFYPEKNFHKNIINGEEVITENIYLYNNSCEEIKKLLVETFGNSLKISTLPKKNLLILSGKEEIIKSSKSLIQDLDRDIEQIRVDAQILDVTDNLFESLGFNWIYSNGGNLNGSNEWTTSLLGNSSLMGLGNIYSSSIAISKQFNSGNDILNLGINLLESTQDLVVSARPSILVLDGVEGSFKVTEEVIVGEKREENDNNDRVISTPIFKEAGIILKVTPTIRKDGWIILKVVIEVSNFKLKNSKDDSQESGTYNSEGGSKVGRSLETTIKIRDGETIFIGGLKKATVHNLNSQIPFFGTLPMINLFFKNQNISHEITDIYVKMRVNIVNNEKESFEKDEIHQRAKDIINRKIY is encoded by the coding sequence ATGATAAAAAGAAATCTTATACTTTTAATAATTTTCTTTATTTGTTATAATAGTTATGGACAGTTTAATAGTCCAAAATTAAAAAATAAAATTACCTATGAATTAAATTTACAGGATATAACTTTAGGAGAAACTTTAAATATTATAAGTCAAGAGAGTGATATTGCAATCCTTCCTAGTGACGAGATTAAAGATATTCCCCTTGATATTTATTTCCCTGTAAATACAAAATTAGAGGATATACTCAATGCTTTTATAAATCTATATAACTTAAAACTTTCTAAAAGTGGAGAGATTTTTATACTGTCTAAAAGAGGAAATAATAGTAGCTACATCTTTTCTGGAAGAGTACAATCTGAAAGCTCTGGTAAGGGATTAGAAGGAGTTAAGATAACATTAGTTAATAGCTTTTCTCCTTCAGTTCTATCAGCTTATAATGGAAATTTTATACTGAATGATATAGATCCAGCTGTATATATTGTACAATTTGAAAAGGAAGGATACTCTACAGTAACTGATATTATTGACTTAACTGAAAAGAATAACTCATTAAATATCAGTATGAAAAGAAAAAATGATTTTTCAAATAAAAAAGATATTTTCTATCCAGAAAAAAACTTCCATAAAAATATAATTAATGGAGAAGAAGTCATTACAGAAAATATATATCTATATAATAATAGTTGTGAAGAGATTAAGAAACTATTAGTTGAAACCTTTGGAAACTCTCTTAAAATCTCTACTCTTCCTAAAAAAAATCTTCTTATTCTCTCTGGAAAAGAGGAAATTATAAAAAGTTCTAAATCTCTCATTCAAGATCTAGATAGAGATATAGAACAAATCAGGGTAGATGCTCAGATTTTAGATGTAACTGACAATCTATTTGAATCCCTTGGTTTTAATTGGATATATAGTAATGGTGGAAACTTAAACGGAAGCAATGAATGGACTACCTCCTTACTTGGAAATAGTAGCCTTATGGGATTAGGAAACATTTATTCATCTTCAATTGCTATTTCTAAGCAATTTAACAGTGGAAATGATATACTCAATCTTGGAATTAATCTTTTAGAGTCTACACAAGATTTAGTTGTAAGTGCTAGACCCTCTATACTTGTACTAGATGGTGTTGAAGGAAGTTTTAAGGTAACCGAAGAGGTAATTGTTGGAGAAAAAAGAGAGGAAAATGATAATAATGATAGGGTTATCTCTACTCCAATATTCAAAGAGGCTGGAATAATTCTAAAAGTAACACCAACAATTAGAAAAGATGGTTGGATAATCCTGAAAGTAGTTATAGAAGTAAGTAATTTTAAATTAAAAAATAGTAAAGATGACTCTCAAGAGAGTGGTACATATAATTCTGAAGGTGGGTCAAAGGTAGGTAGAAGCCTTGAAACTACCATCAAAATAAGAGATGGAGAAACTATATTTATCGGTGGACTAAAGAAAGCTACTGTACACAATCTTAATAGTCAAATTCCATTCTTTGGAACTTTACCTATGATCAATCTATTCTTTAAAAATCAAAACATCAGTCATGAAATTACTGATATCTATGTAAAGATGAGAGTTAATATTGTTAACAATGAAAAAGAATCCTTTGAAAAAGATGAGATACATCAGAGAGCAAAGGATATAATAAATAGAAAAATTTATTAA
- the rplM gene encoding 50S ribosomal protein L13, which translates to MKKYTFMQRKEDVVREWHHYDAEGQILGRLAVEIAKKLMGKEKITFTPHVDGGDFVVVTNVEKIAVTGKKLTDKKYYNHSGFPGGIRERRLGEILEKKPEELLMLAVKRMLPKNKLGRQQLTRLRVFAGAEHAHTAQKPVKVEF; encoded by the coding sequence GTGAAAAAGTATACTTTTATGCAAAGAAAAGAAGATGTTGTTAGAGAATGGCATCACTATGACGCTGAAGGGCAAATATTAGGAAGATTAGCAGTTGAGATTGCTAAAAAATTAATGGGTAAAGAGAAAATAACTTTTACTCCACACGTTGACGGAGGAGACTTCGTAGTAGTTACAAACGTTGAGAAAATAGCTGTAACTGGAAAAAAATTAACAGATAAGAAATACTATAACCACTCAGGATTCCCAGGAGGAATAAGAGAAAGAAGATTAGGAGAAATCCTAGAGAAAAAGCCAGAAGAACTATTAATGCTAGCTGTTAAGAGAATGCTTCCAAAAAATAAATTAGGAAGACAACAATTAACTAGATTAAGAGTATTTGCTGGAGCAGAGCACGCTCATACTGCACAAAAACCAGTAAAGGTAGAATTTTAA
- a CDS encoding serine hydroxymethyltransferase has translation MKKLYEVDREIFDAIEAEKKRQNEGIELIASENFVSEAVLEAAGSIMTNKYAEGYPDKRYYGGCQIVDVAEKLAIERAKKLFNVNYVNVQPHSGSQANMGVYKALLNIGDTVLGMKLDHGGHLTHGKNVNFSGKDYNIVSYSVSKEDERIDYDEVERIALETHPKMIIAGASAYSRIIDFKRFREIADKVGAYLMVDIAHIAGLVATGVHPSPVPYAHVVTTTTHKTLRGPRGGMIMTNDEEIAKKIDKAIFPGIQGGPLMHIIAAKAVAFKEALAPEFVDYQKQIVKNAQTLAKVLENGGLRIVSGGTDNHMMLIDVKSKGLTGAQVEKALDIAHITVNKNGIPYDTEKPMVTSGIRIGTPAMTTRGMKEKEMEEIGKFILRVIDNINNESELLKIKEEVKTLCSKFPLYQ, from the coding sequence ATGAAAAAACTTTATGAAGTTGATAGAGAGATCTTTGATGCTATTGAAGCTGAAAAGAAAAGACAAAATGAGGGTATTGAGTTAATAGCTTCTGAAAACTTTGTTTCTGAAGCTGTACTTGAAGCTGCTGGAAGTATAATGACAAATAAATATGCAGAGGGATACCCAGACAAAAGATATTATGGTGGATGTCAGATTGTAGACGTAGCTGAAAAATTAGCAATTGAAAGAGCTAAAAAACTTTTTAATGTGAACTATGTCAATGTTCAACCTCACTCTGGTTCTCAAGCTAATATGGGAGTTTATAAAGCTCTATTAAATATTGGTGATACAGTATTAGGAATGAAATTAGACCATGGTGGGCATCTTACTCATGGTAAAAATGTAAACTTCTCAGGAAAAGATTATAATATTGTTTCATACAGTGTTTCTAAAGAGGATGAAAGAATAGATTATGATGAAGTTGAAAGAATAGCACTTGAAACTCATCCTAAAATGATAATTGCTGGTGCTAGTGCCTACTCTAGAATAATTGATTTCAAAAGATTTAGAGAGATAGCTGACAAAGTTGGAGCTTACCTTATGGTTGATATAGCCCATATAGCTGGACTTGTAGCAACTGGTGTACACCCTTCTCCTGTTCCTTATGCTCATGTTGTAACAACTACTACACATAAAACTTTAAGAGGTCCTCGTGGTGGTATGATTATGACAAACGATGAAGAAATTGCAAAAAAGATTGATAAAGCTATATTCCCTGGAATTCAAGGTGGACCACTTATGCATATAATAGCGGCTAAAGCTGTAGCTTTTAAAGAAGCTCTTGCTCCAGAATTTGTAGACTATCAAAAGCAAATAGTAAAAAATGCTCAAACATTAGCTAAAGTTTTAGAAAATGGTGGACTTAGAATTGTAAGTGGTGGAACTGATAATCATATGATGCTTATTGATGTAAAATCTAAGGGATTAACTGGGGCTCAAGTTGAAAAAGCTCTAGATATTGCTCACATAACTGTCAACAAAAATGGTATCCCTTATGATACTGAAAAACCTATGGTTACAAGTGGAATAAGAATAGGTACTCCGGCTATGACAACTAGAGGTATGAAAGAAAAAGAGATGGAAGAGATTGGTAAATTTATTCTAAGAGTTATAGACAATATTAATAATGAAAGTGAACTTCTAAAAATTAAAGAAGAAGTTAAAACTCTTTGCTCTAAATTTCCATTATATCAATAA
- a CDS encoding type II secretion system GspH family protein: MKKNRGFSLLELIVTLGLFSIFSLIVFPLLRVSHSLNTAIIKQSLLEKDEVKIISLIEDCIENSNILKSEYSGKEYIKNGVAILNHEQVIELVLKENFFKCVSQKGNTLFLEYPVSDGNTIFYTFIIFQFFAGELIILECKESFNDIVVENSSIVLKKVYGSFEKTETGVIINLNISNSDFSETRSLKGYANFKKEI, translated from the coding sequence ATGAAGAAAAATAGAGGTTTTTCACTTCTCGAATTAATAGTTACTTTAGGGCTCTTTTCTATTTTTTCACTCATTGTATTTCCTTTATTAAGAGTTTCACACTCTCTCAATACTGCTATTATTAAACAGAGTTTACTTGAAAAAGATGAAGTTAAAATTATCTCATTAATTGAAGATTGTATTGAAAATAGTAATATACTTAAGAGTGAATATTCTGGAAAAGAATATATTAAAAATGGGGTTGCTATCTTAAATCATGAACAAGTAATAGAGCTTGTTCTAAAAGAAAATTTTTTTAAGTGTGTCTCTCAAAAAGGTAATACACTCTTTTTAGAATATCCTGTAAGTGACGGAAATACTATTTTTTACACTTTTATTATCTTTCAATTTTTTGCTGGAGAATTAATAATTTTAGAGTGTAAAGAATCTTTTAATGATATTGTAGTTGAAAACAGTAGTATTGTTCTTAAAAAGGTTTATGGTAGTTTTGAAAAAACAGAAACTGGTGTCATTATTAATTTAAATATTTCAAATAGTGATTTTTCAGAAACTAGGAGTTTAAAGGGATATGCAAATTTTAAAAAAGAGATTTAA
- a CDS encoding sodium:glutamate symporter, translating to MQLFFYILCYLSFLLLLGVIIKAKIKIFQELFIPASVIGGAIGLLLSPEVMGRFLSFSIPISWSKDISLLPSLLIVPVIASIPLGMDLKIKNSRGEARDILITGFILFMVTFLQLALGYTINSFYTYILDKPLYSAFGAELNTGFAGGHGTAGMIGRVLQEMNLDYWSTAQGIAITTATFGLVGGILIGIFLINKACRNEETSILKQPNDIPQELKRGYYTDISKQNSLGRETMLSSSIDTLAFHMAIIFSVCGLSYLILNIVKKYHIPILSSLSIWAFAMIIMMLVWNTIKKLKLEWCVDIKVKSRISALFTEFAVVSAIASLPLKAIFTYLIPISLMIILGFLATWYCIKFYCYKYFKNNYPFERAISMAGTSFGVFLTGILLLKICDPEFSSPVLGDYSLGFSLTALVGPLMIITSISLSVNYNPIFPIIFNGALILFFSLIIWKLNRTVS from the coding sequence ATGCAACTATTTTTCTATATCCTTTGTTATCTTAGTTTTCTTCTTCTCTTAGGAGTTATTATCAAAGCGAAGATTAAAATTTTTCAGGAACTTTTTATTCCAGCTTCAGTTATTGGAGGAGCCATTGGATTACTTTTAAGTCCAGAAGTTATGGGAAGATTTCTATCTTTCTCAATCCCTATAAGTTGGAGTAAGGATATCTCACTTCTTCCAAGTCTACTGATTGTTCCTGTTATTGCAAGTATTCCTCTTGGAATGGATTTAAAAATAAAAAATAGTCGTGGAGAAGCTAGAGATATCTTGATTACTGGATTTATTCTATTTATGGTAACTTTTTTACAGCTTGCTCTTGGATATACTATAAACTCCTTCTATACATACATTTTAGATAAACCTCTATATTCTGCCTTTGGTGCTGAATTAAATACTGGATTTGCTGGCGGACATGGAACAGCTGGTATGATAGGAAGAGTTTTACAAGAGATGAATTTAGATTATTGGTCTACTGCTCAAGGAATAGCGATAACTACTGCCACTTTTGGACTAGTTGGTGGTATTTTAATTGGAATATTTCTCATCAATAAAGCTTGTAGAAATGAAGAAACCTCTATATTAAAACAACCCAATGATATTCCACAAGAGTTGAAACGTGGATACTATACAGATATATCAAAACAAAACTCTTTAGGTAGAGAAACTATGCTTTCATCATCAATTGATACCCTAGCCTTTCATATGGCAATTATTTTTTCAGTATGTGGCTTATCATATCTAATTTTAAATATTGTAAAAAAATACCACATTCCTATTTTATCATCACTATCTATTTGGGCTTTTGCTATGATAATTATGATGCTGGTTTGGAATACTATAAAAAAATTAAAATTAGAGTGGTGTGTTGATATAAAAGTAAAGAGTAGAATATCCGCTCTTTTTACAGAATTTGCAGTAGTTAGTGCAATAGCCTCTTTACCTTTAAAAGCTATATTTACATATTTAATTCCTATTTCATTAATGATTATACTTGGATTTTTAGCTACATGGTACTGTATAAAATTTTATTGCTATAAATATTTTAAAAATAACTATCCTTTTGAAAGAGCTATCTCTATGGCAGGAACTAGTTTTGGAGTTTTTCTTACTGGAATTTTACTTTTAAAAATTTGTGATCCTGAATTTTCCTCACCGGTACTTGGAGATTATTCTCTAGGTTTTTCACTCACTGCCCTAGTTGGTCCATTGATGATAATAACTTCTATATCTTTAAGTGTGAACTATAATCCTATTTTTCCTATAATTTTTAATGGAGCATTAATTTTATTTTTCTCCTTAATAATTTGGAAACTCAATAGAACAGTTTCATAA
- a CDS encoding arsenate reductase family protein, giving the protein MSVLFINYPKCSTCVNARKWLEENKIDFESRHIVENNPTKEELKHFISLSGLPAKKFFNTSGILYREMNLKEKLTTATEDEMIEILSSNGMLVKRPLVITDKGVLIGFKKDKWEEFFK; this is encoded by the coding sequence ATGTCAGTATTATTTATTAATTATCCTAAATGTAGTACTTGTGTAAATGCAAGAAAATGGTTAGAAGAAAATAAGATAGATTTTGAAAGTAGACATATTGTTGAAAATAATCCTACAAAGGAAGAGTTAAAACATTTCATATCTTTAAGTGGATTGCCAGCAAAAAAATTCTTTAATACAAGCGGAATTCTATATAGAGAGATGAATTTAAAAGAAAAACTTACAACTGCTACAGAAGATGAAATGATTGAGATTTTATCTTCGAATGGAATGTTAGTTAAAAGACCTTTAGTTATCACTGATAAAGGTGTTTTAATCGGTTTTAAAAAAGATAAATGGGAAGAGTTTTTTAAATAA